One window from the genome of Nicotiana tomentosiformis chromosome 5, ASM39032v3, whole genome shotgun sequence encodes:
- the LOC104111755 gene encoding pleiotropic drug resistance protein 1-like isoform X1 yields the protein MEPANLNILRGSNSLRGSFRANSSSIFSRSARDEDDEEALKWAALEKLPTFDRLRKGLLFGSEGDSAAEVDINDIGHQERKSLLERLVKVADEDNEKLLLKLKNRIDTVGIDMPSIEVRYENLTIEADAYVGSRALPTFINFITNFFETMLNSLHILPSKKRQITILKDVSGMIKPCRLTLLLGPPSSGKTTFLLALAGKLDPTLRVNGKVTYNGHELHEFVPQRTAVYISQHDLHIGEMTVRETLEFSARCQGVGSRYQMLAELSRREKEANIKPDPDLDIYMKAAATEGQEANVYTDYVLKILGLDVCADTKVGDEMLRGISGGQKKRVTTGEMLVGPAKALFMDEISTGLDSSTTFSIVNSLRLSVQLLKGTTVISLLQPAPETYNLFDDIILLSDGYIVYQGPRESVLDFFESMGFKCPERKGVADFLQEVTSKKDQQQYWAKRDEPYRFVTSKEFAEAYQSFHVGRKLGDELATPYDKSKSHPAALSTQKYGIGTKQLLKVCAEREFLLMKRNSFVYIFKLFQLVVMALITMTVFFRTKMPRDDMDDGGIYAGALFFVVVQIMFNGMAEINLTILKLPVFFKQRDLLFFPSWAYALPTWILKIPITIVEVAIWTFLTYYVMGFDPNVSRLFKQFFLLVLVHQMASALYRFIGAAGRTMGVASTFGAFALILQFALSGFILSRDDVKKWWIWGYWISPLMYSMNSILVNEFDGKNWKHIAPNGNEPLGAAVVRARGFFPDAYWYWIGIGALIGFVMILNVFYSLGLAYLNPFGKPQAMVSEDNDNADNVRLISPEGGDSVSEGQNKKRGMVLPFEPHSITFDDVVYSVDMPQEMKGQGSTEDRLVLLKGVSGSFRPGVLTALMGVSGAGKTTLMDVLAGRKTGGYIDGSIKISGYPKKQETFARVSGYCEQNDIHSPYVTVYESLVYSAWLRLPQDVDENKRKMFVEEVMELVELTLLRSALVGLPGVNGLSTEQRKRLTIAVELVANPSIIFMDEPTSGLDARAAAIVMRAVRNTVDTGRTVVCTIHQPSIDIFEAFDELFLMKRGGQEIYVGPLGHHSCHLIKYFESMPGVSKIKEAYNPATWMLEVTASSQEMMLGVDFADLYKKSDLYKRNKLLIAELSTPRPGTKDLHFETQFSQPFWTQCMACLWKQYWSYWRNPSYTAVRFIFTLFIALVFGTMFWDLGTKVSRSQDLFNAMGSMYAACLFLGVQNSSSVQPVVAVERTVFYRERAAGMYSAIPYAIGQVIVELPYVFVQAAFYGIIVYAMIGFEWTAAKFFWYFFFMYFTLLYFTFYGMMTVAITPNQNVASVVAAFFYAVWNLFSGFIVPRPRIPIWWRWYYWACPVAWTLYGLVASQFADLQNDLGNNENVKQFLSRYFGFEHDFLGVVAAVIVALPVMFAVIFALAIKALNFQRR from the exons ATGGAGCCAGCAAATCTTAATATTTTAAGAGGGAGTAATAGTTTAAGGGGAAGTTTTAGGGCAAATAGTAGTTCAATATTTTCACGTTCAGCTAgagatgaagatgatgaagaagctCTTAAATGGGCTGCTTTAgaaaaattgccaacttttgatcGTCTGAGAAAAGGTTTATTGTTTGGATCAGAAGGTGATTCAGCTGctgaagttgatataaatgataTTGGACATCAAGAAAGGAAATCTTTGCTTGAGAGGCTTGTCAAAGTTGCAGATGAAGATAATGAGAAGTTGTTGTTGAAACTCAAGAATAGAATTGACAC AGTTGGGATTGATATGCCATCAATAGAAGTAAGATATGAGAATCTAACTATTGAGGCAGATGCATATGTTGGAAGCAGAGCTTTGCCTACTTTTATCAACTTCATTACCAACTTCTTTGAG ACAATGTTGAATTCTCTTCACATCCTTCCAAGTAAAAAGAGACAAATTACAATTCTCAAAGATGTAAGTGGTATGATTAAGCCATGCAGATTAACTCTGCTTTTGGGACCTCCAAGCTCTGGAAAAACTACATTTTTATTAGCTTTGGCTGGAAAGCTTGATCCTACTCTAAGG GTTAATGGGAAGGTGACATATAATGGACATGAATTACATGAATTTGTGCCACAAAGAACAGCTGTTTATATTAGCCAACATGATTTACATATTGGAGAAATGACTGTTAGAGAAACTTTGGAATTTTCTGCAAGATGTCAAGGAGTTGGCTCTAGATATc AGATGTTGGCTGAATTATCAAGAAGAGAGAAAGAAGCTAATATCAAACCAGATCCTGATCTTGATATCTACATGAAG GCTGCAGCAACAGAAGGACAGGAAGCCAATGTTTATACAGATTATGTTCTTAAG ATTTTGGGACTGGATGTTTGTGCTGATACCAAGGTGGGAGATGAAATGCTAAGGGGTATTTCAGGCGGACAAAAGAAACGTGTAACAACAGGCGAAATGCTTGTTGGACCAGCAAAAGCACTTTTCATGGATGAAATCTCAACTGGATTAGACAGTTCAACTACTTTCTCCATTGTCAATTCTCTAAGACTATCCGTGCAGCTCTTGAAAGGAACTACTGTGATATCTCTATTGCAGCCAGCCCCCGAGACTTACAACCTGTTTGATGACATTATTCTGTTATCAGATGGCTACATTGTGTATCAGGGCCCTCGAGAATCCGTTCTTGACTTCTTTGAATCCATGGGTTTCAAATGCCCCGAGAGAAAAGGTGTGGCGGATTTCTTGCAAGAG GTAACATCAAAGAAGGATCAACAGCAATATTGGGCCAAGAGGGATGAGCCTTATAGGTTTGTCACATCAAAAGAATTTGCTGAGGCATATCAGTCTTTCCATGTTGGAAGGAAACTTGGCGATGAGCTTGCAACTCCATATGACAAGAGCAAAAGCCACCCTGCTGCTTTGTCTACTCAGAAGTATGGTATAGGGACAAAACAACTGTTGAAAGTCTGCGCTGAACGAGAATTCCTGCTAATGAAGAGGAACTCATTTGTTTACATCTTCAAGCTCTTTCAG CTTGTGGTAATGGCACTTATAACGATGACAGTCTTTTTCCGAACTAAGATGCCCCGAGATGATATGGATGATGGAGGGATATATGCTGGTGCTCTCTTTTTCGTGGTCGTTCAGATTATGTTTAACGGAATGGCTGAGATCAACCTCACAATTCTCAAGCTTCCAGTTTTCTTCAAGCAAAGGGACCTTCTCTTTTTCCCTTCATGGGCTTACGCCCTTCCCACGTGGATCCTCAAAATCCCTATAACAATTGTTGAAGTTGCAATTTGGACGTTCCTTACATATTATGTCATGGGATTTGATCCGAATGTTTCAAG ATTGTTCAAACAATTCTTTCTTCTCGTACTAGTACACCAGATGGCATCAGCATTGTATCGATTCATTGGAGCAGCGGGGAGAACAATGGGAGTCGCTAGTACATTTGGAGCATTTGCTCTGATCTTACAATTTGCATTGAGTGGATTCATCCTCTCAAGAG ATGATGTGAAGAAATGGTGGATCTGGGGTTACTGGATCTCACCATTGATGTATTCCATGAATTCAATTCTTGTGAATGAATTTGATGGGAAGAATTGGAAACAT ATCGCGCCAAATGGAAACGAGCCACTTGGTGCTGCAGTAGTAAGAGCTCGAGGATTCTTTCCGGATGCATACTGGTACTGGATAGGCATTGGGGCACTTATTGGATTCGTAATGATCCTCAACGTCTTCTACAGTTTAGGACTTGCTTACCTAAACC CATTTGGTAAGCCGCAAGCTATGGTATCAGAAGACAATGATAATGCTGATAATGTTCGACTAATTAGTCCAGAGGGAGGTGATTCTGTTAGTGAGGGTCAGAACAAAAAGAGGGGAATGGTTCTTCCATTTGAACCCCATTCCATCACCTTTGATGACGTCGTATACTCCGTTGACATGCCTCAG GAAATGAAAGGACAAGGTTCAACTGAAGATAGATTGGTACTTCTCAAGGGTGTAAGTGGATCTTTCAGGCCAGGCGTTCTCACAGCTTTGATGGGAGTTAGCGGTGCTGGTAAAACGACATTGATGGATGTCTTGGCTGGAAGAAAAACAGGAGGATATATTGATGGCAGCATCAAGATTTCTGGATATCCCAAGAAGCAAGAAACCTTTGCACGTGTTTCCGGTTACTGTGAGCAGAATGATATCCATTCACCTTATGTTACAGTTTACGAGTCCTTGGTTTACTCAGCTTGGCTGCGTTTACCTCAAGATGTCGATGAAAACAAGAGAAAG ATGTTTGTTGAGGAAGTTATGGAACTTGTGGAGCTAACACTGTTAAGATCAGCCTTAGTTGGATTGCCAGGAGTCAACGGTCTATCGACTGAGCAACGCAAAAGGTTAACCATTGCAGTTGAACTGGTAGCAAACCCCTCTATCATTTTCATGGATGAACCAACTTCAGGGCTGGATGCAAGAGCTGCTGCCATTGTCATGAGAGCTGTTAGGAACACCGTTGATACAGGAAGAACCGTTGTCTGTACCATTCATCAGCCTAGCATTGACATTTTCGAAGCTTTTGATGAG CTATTTCTAATGAAACGAGGAGGACAAGAGATATACGTTGGTCCTCTGGGTCACCATTCTTGCCATTTAATCAAGTACTTTGAG TCTATGCCTGGAGTTAGTAAGATAAAGGAGGCTTACAATCCAGCCACTTGGATGTTAGAAGTTACAGCCTCGTCTCAAGAAATGATGTTAGGTGTTGACTTTGCTGATTTGTACAAGAAATCAGACCTCTACAAGAGGAATAAATTGTTGATAGCTGAATTAAGTACGCCTCGTCCTGGTACAAAGGATCTGCATTTTGAAACTCAATTTTCACAGCCTTTCTGGACCCAATGTATGGCTTGTCTCTGGAAGCAATATTGGTCGTACTGGCGTAATCCATCCTATACTGCAGTTAGATTCATTTTCACATTATTCATAGCGCTTGTCTTTGGCACAATGTTCTGGGATCTTGGCACCAAAGT GAGTCGGAGCCAGGATCTTTTCAACGCTATGGGATCAATGTATGCTGCGTGTCTTTTCCTTGGTGTACAAAATTCATCGTCGGTCCAGCCTGTTGTAGCCGTTGAGCGTACTGTATTTTATAGAGAAAGAGCTGCTGGAATGTATTCAGCCATACCTTATGCCATTGGACAG GTTATTGTTGAGCTACCTTATGTATTTGTACAAGCTGCTTTCTATGGTATCATTGTGTATGCGATGATCGGATTTGAATGGACTGCTGCCAAGTTCTTTTGGTACTTCTTCTTCATGTACTTCACTCTCTTGTACTTCACCTTCTATGGTATGATGACCGTGGCTATTACTCCGAATCAAAACGTTGCTTCCGTTGTCGCGGCCTTCTTCTATGCAGTATGGAATCTTTTCTCAGGATTCATCGTTCCACGACCT CGTATTCCAATATGGTGGAGATGGTACTACTGGGCATGCCCCGTTGCATGGACTTTGTATGGTCTTGTTGCATCACAATTCGCTGACCTGCAAAACGATCTTGGCAATAATGAAAATGTGAAGCAATTCTTGAGTCGTTACTTTGGATTTGAGCATGATTTTCTTGGAGTGGTTGCAGCTGTTATCGTTGCATTGCCTGTTATGTTTGCCGTCATATTTGCATTGGCTATTAAGGCACTCAACTTCCAGAGAAGATAA
- the LOC104111755 gene encoding pleiotropic drug resistance protein 1-like isoform X2 has product MPSIEVRYENLTIEADAYVGSRALPTFINFITNFFETMLNSLHILPSKKRQITILKDVSGMIKPCRLTLLLGPPSSGKTTFLLALAGKLDPTLRVNGKVTYNGHELHEFVPQRTAVYISQHDLHIGEMTVRETLEFSARCQGVGSRYQMLAELSRREKEANIKPDPDLDIYMKAAATEGQEANVYTDYVLKILGLDVCADTKVGDEMLRGISGGQKKRVTTGEMLVGPAKALFMDEISTGLDSSTTFSIVNSLRLSVQLLKGTTVISLLQPAPETYNLFDDIILLSDGYIVYQGPRESVLDFFESMGFKCPERKGVADFLQEVTSKKDQQQYWAKRDEPYRFVTSKEFAEAYQSFHVGRKLGDELATPYDKSKSHPAALSTQKYGIGTKQLLKVCAEREFLLMKRNSFVYIFKLFQLVVMALITMTVFFRTKMPRDDMDDGGIYAGALFFVVVQIMFNGMAEINLTILKLPVFFKQRDLLFFPSWAYALPTWILKIPITIVEVAIWTFLTYYVMGFDPNVSRLFKQFFLLVLVHQMASALYRFIGAAGRTMGVASTFGAFALILQFALSGFILSRDDVKKWWIWGYWISPLMYSMNSILVNEFDGKNWKHIAPNGNEPLGAAVVRARGFFPDAYWYWIGIGALIGFVMILNVFYSLGLAYLNPFGKPQAMVSEDNDNADNVRLISPEGGDSVSEGQNKKRGMVLPFEPHSITFDDVVYSVDMPQEMKGQGSTEDRLVLLKGVSGSFRPGVLTALMGVSGAGKTTLMDVLAGRKTGGYIDGSIKISGYPKKQETFARVSGYCEQNDIHSPYVTVYESLVYSAWLRLPQDVDENKRKMFVEEVMELVELTLLRSALVGLPGVNGLSTEQRKRLTIAVELVANPSIIFMDEPTSGLDARAAAIVMRAVRNTVDTGRTVVCTIHQPSIDIFEAFDELFLMKRGGQEIYVGPLGHHSCHLIKYFESMPGVSKIKEAYNPATWMLEVTASSQEMMLGVDFADLYKKSDLYKRNKLLIAELSTPRPGTKDLHFETQFSQPFWTQCMACLWKQYWSYWRNPSYTAVRFIFTLFIALVFGTMFWDLGTKVSRSQDLFNAMGSMYAACLFLGVQNSSSVQPVVAVERTVFYRERAAGMYSAIPYAIGQVIVELPYVFVQAAFYGIIVYAMIGFEWTAAKFFWYFFFMYFTLLYFTFYGMMTVAITPNQNVASVVAAFFYAVWNLFSGFIVPRPRIPIWWRWYYWACPVAWTLYGLVASQFADLQNDLGNNENVKQFLSRYFGFEHDFLGVVAAVIVALPVMFAVIFALAIKALNFQRR; this is encoded by the exons ATGCCATCAATAGAAGTAAGATATGAGAATCTAACTATTGAGGCAGATGCATATGTTGGAAGCAGAGCTTTGCCTACTTTTATCAACTTCATTACCAACTTCTTTGAG ACAATGTTGAATTCTCTTCACATCCTTCCAAGTAAAAAGAGACAAATTACAATTCTCAAAGATGTAAGTGGTATGATTAAGCCATGCAGATTAACTCTGCTTTTGGGACCTCCAAGCTCTGGAAAAACTACATTTTTATTAGCTTTGGCTGGAAAGCTTGATCCTACTCTAAGG GTTAATGGGAAGGTGACATATAATGGACATGAATTACATGAATTTGTGCCACAAAGAACAGCTGTTTATATTAGCCAACATGATTTACATATTGGAGAAATGACTGTTAGAGAAACTTTGGAATTTTCTGCAAGATGTCAAGGAGTTGGCTCTAGATATc AGATGTTGGCTGAATTATCAAGAAGAGAGAAAGAAGCTAATATCAAACCAGATCCTGATCTTGATATCTACATGAAG GCTGCAGCAACAGAAGGACAGGAAGCCAATGTTTATACAGATTATGTTCTTAAG ATTTTGGGACTGGATGTTTGTGCTGATACCAAGGTGGGAGATGAAATGCTAAGGGGTATTTCAGGCGGACAAAAGAAACGTGTAACAACAGGCGAAATGCTTGTTGGACCAGCAAAAGCACTTTTCATGGATGAAATCTCAACTGGATTAGACAGTTCAACTACTTTCTCCATTGTCAATTCTCTAAGACTATCCGTGCAGCTCTTGAAAGGAACTACTGTGATATCTCTATTGCAGCCAGCCCCCGAGACTTACAACCTGTTTGATGACATTATTCTGTTATCAGATGGCTACATTGTGTATCAGGGCCCTCGAGAATCCGTTCTTGACTTCTTTGAATCCATGGGTTTCAAATGCCCCGAGAGAAAAGGTGTGGCGGATTTCTTGCAAGAG GTAACATCAAAGAAGGATCAACAGCAATATTGGGCCAAGAGGGATGAGCCTTATAGGTTTGTCACATCAAAAGAATTTGCTGAGGCATATCAGTCTTTCCATGTTGGAAGGAAACTTGGCGATGAGCTTGCAACTCCATATGACAAGAGCAAAAGCCACCCTGCTGCTTTGTCTACTCAGAAGTATGGTATAGGGACAAAACAACTGTTGAAAGTCTGCGCTGAACGAGAATTCCTGCTAATGAAGAGGAACTCATTTGTTTACATCTTCAAGCTCTTTCAG CTTGTGGTAATGGCACTTATAACGATGACAGTCTTTTTCCGAACTAAGATGCCCCGAGATGATATGGATGATGGAGGGATATATGCTGGTGCTCTCTTTTTCGTGGTCGTTCAGATTATGTTTAACGGAATGGCTGAGATCAACCTCACAATTCTCAAGCTTCCAGTTTTCTTCAAGCAAAGGGACCTTCTCTTTTTCCCTTCATGGGCTTACGCCCTTCCCACGTGGATCCTCAAAATCCCTATAACAATTGTTGAAGTTGCAATTTGGACGTTCCTTACATATTATGTCATGGGATTTGATCCGAATGTTTCAAG ATTGTTCAAACAATTCTTTCTTCTCGTACTAGTACACCAGATGGCATCAGCATTGTATCGATTCATTGGAGCAGCGGGGAGAACAATGGGAGTCGCTAGTACATTTGGAGCATTTGCTCTGATCTTACAATTTGCATTGAGTGGATTCATCCTCTCAAGAG ATGATGTGAAGAAATGGTGGATCTGGGGTTACTGGATCTCACCATTGATGTATTCCATGAATTCAATTCTTGTGAATGAATTTGATGGGAAGAATTGGAAACAT ATCGCGCCAAATGGAAACGAGCCACTTGGTGCTGCAGTAGTAAGAGCTCGAGGATTCTTTCCGGATGCATACTGGTACTGGATAGGCATTGGGGCACTTATTGGATTCGTAATGATCCTCAACGTCTTCTACAGTTTAGGACTTGCTTACCTAAACC CATTTGGTAAGCCGCAAGCTATGGTATCAGAAGACAATGATAATGCTGATAATGTTCGACTAATTAGTCCAGAGGGAGGTGATTCTGTTAGTGAGGGTCAGAACAAAAAGAGGGGAATGGTTCTTCCATTTGAACCCCATTCCATCACCTTTGATGACGTCGTATACTCCGTTGACATGCCTCAG GAAATGAAAGGACAAGGTTCAACTGAAGATAGATTGGTACTTCTCAAGGGTGTAAGTGGATCTTTCAGGCCAGGCGTTCTCACAGCTTTGATGGGAGTTAGCGGTGCTGGTAAAACGACATTGATGGATGTCTTGGCTGGAAGAAAAACAGGAGGATATATTGATGGCAGCATCAAGATTTCTGGATATCCCAAGAAGCAAGAAACCTTTGCACGTGTTTCCGGTTACTGTGAGCAGAATGATATCCATTCACCTTATGTTACAGTTTACGAGTCCTTGGTTTACTCAGCTTGGCTGCGTTTACCTCAAGATGTCGATGAAAACAAGAGAAAG ATGTTTGTTGAGGAAGTTATGGAACTTGTGGAGCTAACACTGTTAAGATCAGCCTTAGTTGGATTGCCAGGAGTCAACGGTCTATCGACTGAGCAACGCAAAAGGTTAACCATTGCAGTTGAACTGGTAGCAAACCCCTCTATCATTTTCATGGATGAACCAACTTCAGGGCTGGATGCAAGAGCTGCTGCCATTGTCATGAGAGCTGTTAGGAACACCGTTGATACAGGAAGAACCGTTGTCTGTACCATTCATCAGCCTAGCATTGACATTTTCGAAGCTTTTGATGAG CTATTTCTAATGAAACGAGGAGGACAAGAGATATACGTTGGTCCTCTGGGTCACCATTCTTGCCATTTAATCAAGTACTTTGAG TCTATGCCTGGAGTTAGTAAGATAAAGGAGGCTTACAATCCAGCCACTTGGATGTTAGAAGTTACAGCCTCGTCTCAAGAAATGATGTTAGGTGTTGACTTTGCTGATTTGTACAAGAAATCAGACCTCTACAAGAGGAATAAATTGTTGATAGCTGAATTAAGTACGCCTCGTCCTGGTACAAAGGATCTGCATTTTGAAACTCAATTTTCACAGCCTTTCTGGACCCAATGTATGGCTTGTCTCTGGAAGCAATATTGGTCGTACTGGCGTAATCCATCCTATACTGCAGTTAGATTCATTTTCACATTATTCATAGCGCTTGTCTTTGGCACAATGTTCTGGGATCTTGGCACCAAAGT GAGTCGGAGCCAGGATCTTTTCAACGCTATGGGATCAATGTATGCTGCGTGTCTTTTCCTTGGTGTACAAAATTCATCGTCGGTCCAGCCTGTTGTAGCCGTTGAGCGTACTGTATTTTATAGAGAAAGAGCTGCTGGAATGTATTCAGCCATACCTTATGCCATTGGACAG GTTATTGTTGAGCTACCTTATGTATTTGTACAAGCTGCTTTCTATGGTATCATTGTGTATGCGATGATCGGATTTGAATGGACTGCTGCCAAGTTCTTTTGGTACTTCTTCTTCATGTACTTCACTCTCTTGTACTTCACCTTCTATGGTATGATGACCGTGGCTATTACTCCGAATCAAAACGTTGCTTCCGTTGTCGCGGCCTTCTTCTATGCAGTATGGAATCTTTTCTCAGGATTCATCGTTCCACGACCT CGTATTCCAATATGGTGGAGATGGTACTACTGGGCATGCCCCGTTGCATGGACTTTGTATGGTCTTGTTGCATCACAATTCGCTGACCTGCAAAACGATCTTGGCAATAATGAAAATGTGAAGCAATTCTTGAGTCGTTACTTTGGATTTGAGCATGATTTTCTTGGAGTGGTTGCAGCTGTTATCGTTGCATTGCCTGTTATGTTTGCCGTCATATTTGCATTGGCTATTAAGGCACTCAACTTCCAGAGAAGATAA
- the LOC104111770 gene encoding probable methionine--tRNA ligase has protein sequence MGENCKTIPKLPIPGKRNILITSALPYVNNVPHLGNIIGCVLSADVFARYCRLRGYNAIYMCGTDEYGTATETKALEENCTPKQICDKYHAIHKEVYKWFDISFDEFGRTSTPQQTEVCQAIFKNLFENNWLSENTMQQLYCDTCKKFLADRLVEGNCPTPGCNYDSARGDQCEKCGKLLNPTELMEPKCKVCHNTPCIRDTDHLFLELPLLKDRLEAYVNNMSVAGGWSQNAIYTTHAWLREGLKPRCITRDLKWGVPVPHEKYKDKVFYVWFDAPIGYVSITSCYTTEWEKWWKNPDDVELYQFMGKDNVPFHTVIFPSTLLGTGENWTLMKTISVTEYLNYEAGKFSKSKGIGVFGNDAKDTNIPVEVWRYYLLTNRPEASDTLFTWADLQAKLNSELLSNLGNFVNRVLSFIAKDSASGYGSIIPDVEEAESHPLTKALGEKVGNYVEQYIEAMEKVKLKQGLKVAMSISGEGNGYLQESQFWKLYKEDRRSCSIVMRTACGLVYLLACLLEPFMPPFSHEVLKQLNLPPETQLSLADEKGDVANSKRPWNIIPAGHKIGTPAPLFKELKDEEVEFYREKFAGSQSDRADRALKAETDAKKMAEQLNKTKISDGNKKKERAKKSSETKSKAPATVEGEVSISRLDIRVGLITKAQKHPNADSLYVEEIDVGEALPRTVVSGLVNFIPLEDMQNRKVCVLCNLKPVSMRGIKSLAMVLAASNSDHTKVELVEPPKDAAIGERVTFPGFDGKPDDVLNNKKKVWETVQLDLHTNMELVACYKDLPFTTSSGICKVASISEGSIG, from the exons ATGGGCGAAAATTGCAAAACAATTCCGAAACTTCCAATCCCAGGCAAACGAAACATATTAATTACTAGTGCTTTGCCTTATGTAAACAACGTTCCTCACCTTGGCAATATTATTGGAT GTGTGTTGAGTGCTGACGTGTTTGCAAGATACTGTAGACTTAGAGGGTACAATGCAATATACATGTGTGGTACAGATGAGTATGGGACAGCTACAGAGACTAAAGCTTTGGAGGAAAATTGTACTCCTAAGCAAATTTGTGACAA ATATCATGCTATTCATAAAGAAGTCTATAAATGGTTTGATATAAGCTTTGATGAATTTGGACGCACATCAACGCCACAGCAGACAGAAGTTTGTCAAGCAATTTTCAAGAATCTCTTCGAAAATAATTGGCTTTCTGAGAATACAATGCAACAG CTTTACTGTGACACTTGCAAAAAGTTCTTAGCCGATAGACTTGTAGAGGGTAACTGTCCAACACCAGGTTGCAACTATGATTCTGCACGAGGAGATCAATGTGAAAAGTGTGGGAAACTTTTAAATCCCACAGAACTAATGGAGCCAAAATGCAAG GTTTGTCACAACACCCCATGTATCCGAGATACAGACCATTTGTTTCTTGAGCTCCCTTTGCTGAAGGATAGATTAGAAGCATATGTCAACAACATGTCAGTGGCTGGGGGATGGAGTCAGAATGCCATCTACACAACACATGCATGGCTTAGAGAAGGACTTAAACCAAGGTGTATAACTAGAGATTTGAAATGGGGGGTTCCAGTACcacatgaaaaatacaaggatAAG GTTTTCTATGTGTGGTTTGATGCTCCTATTGGATATGTTTCAATCACCTCATGCTACACAACCGAGTGGGAGAAGTGGTGGAAGAATCCAGATGATGTGGAACTGTATCAGTTTATGGGCAAGGACAATGTGCCTTTTCACACT GTAATATTCCCATCTACGCTTCTCGGAACTGGTGAAAACTGGACGCTTATGAAAACTATCAGCGTAACAGAATATTTGAACTATGAAGCAG GCAAATTCTCTAAGAGCAAGGGTATAGGAGTTTTTGGTAATGATGCAAAAGATACAAATATTCCTGTAGAAGTATGGAGATATTACTTGCTGACAAACAGGCCAGAG GCCTCAGACACTTTATTTACATGGGCAGACCTACAAGCAAAGTTAAACAGTGAGTTGCTAAGCAACTTAGGCAATTTTGTCAATAGAGTTTTGAGCTTCATCGCAAAAGATTCAG CTTCAGGTTATGGTTCCATTATTCCCGATGTTGAAGAAGCGGAATCACATCCCTTGACAAAGGCATTGGGTGAAAAAGTTGGAAATTACGTGGAGCAGTATATAGAAGCCATGGAGAAG GTTAAATTAAAGCAAGGCTTGAAGGTTGCGATGTCTATTTCTGGTGAAGGAAATGGTTATCTGCAG GAAAGCCAGTTTTGGAAACTTTACAAGGAAGACAGGCGTTCGTGTTCCATAGTGATGAGAACTGCTTGTGGTCTAGTCTATCTTCTGGCATGTCTTTTAGAGCCATTTATGCCACCTTTTTCACATGAG GTGCTTAAGCAGCTCAACTTGCCTCCTGAAACACAACTTTCACTGGCTGATGAAAAAGGTGACGTTGCAAATAGCAAAAGACCATGGAACATTATACCTGCAGGTCACAAAATTGGAACACCAGCACCATTGTTCAAGGAGCTG AAAGATGAAGAAGTTGAATTCTACAGAGAGAAGTTTGCAGGAAGTCAGTCAGATAGGGCAGATAGGGCTCTGAAGGCAGAAACTGATGCCAAAAAGATGGCTGAACAACTGAACAAAACAAAAATATCAG ATGGTAATAAGAAGAAGGAACGTGCAAAAAAATCTTCTGAAACCAAATCTAAGGCCCCAGCCACTGTCGAAGGAGAAGTTTCCATTAGTAGACTTGACATTCGCGTTGGTCTCATAACAAAGGCACAAAAACATCCTAATGCCGATTCATTGTACGTGGAAGAGATTGATGTTGGTGAAGCTCTGCCTAGAACTGTTGTTAGTGGCCTTGTAAATTTTATTCCACTTGAGGATATGCAG AATCGGAAGGTCTGCGTTCTATGCAACCTAAAACCAGTTAGCATGAGGGGGATAAAGTCCCTGGCAATGGTTCTTGCTGCTTCTAATAGTGATCACACTAAG GTTGAATTAGTTGAGCCACCTAAAGATGCTGCAATTGGAGAACGAGTCACATTCCCCGGGTTTGATGGCAAACCTGATGATGTCTTGAACAATAAGAAAAAGGTTTGGGAAACTGTTCAGTTGGATCTGCATACAAATATGGAGTTGGTTGCCTGCTATAAAGATTTGCCTTTCACTACATCATCTGGTATTTGCAAAGTTGCATCCATTTCTGAAGGATCAATTGGGTAA